The segment GAGCGAGTTTGGGGGTTGGGGAAGGAAGCGGGAGGCGGGAGGCGGGAGGGTTGAAAGCCTGCCCGCAACGGTCTCGCGTCTTTTTGACGCTGCTAACGAGCGAACGGTCGCTCGAGTGTGTTTTTGCGTGACGGCCAGCTTTTTTGGTCTGGGCATCGATCGATCGATCCAAGCGAGCGCGCGGCGCACGGGCCAGGCCCAGCTATCAAAGATCTGAAAAGCCCTAGCCCGGCCCAAAATATGTTTTCTCGGGTCAGCTCGTTGGGCCGGGCTGTCCATGCCCAGCGATTGCTATGCGACGGGTCGGCCCCGACCCTGCCGCTAGCCCCCAATTGCCCCTTGGTTCTCTTCTCCCTTAGCGCCGCCGCAGCCGCTAGCTCTGCTACCGCCGCCCTCCGTCGCGGCCGTTCCTCGTCTTCCCCTCGCCGGAGCACCTGCGCAGCTGCCATCTGCGCGCCATCGCGGGTGCCAGGGAGACCTAGCCTCCACACCCTCTGCCGGCTCATCCGGCGATCGCCTGCGGCTCCTCAACTCCCGGCTCCTCCGCCGATGCCTCCCAACTCGCGGCCCCGTCTCCGCCTCGGTTTTGCCACCCGAATGGCGAGGTACTTCAATCCGCTTCATGCCCCCTTAGAATCTCAAGCCCTCCTTACAAACCCAAAACAGCAAAACTGTACTAATAATCTGTTTATTTATCGTCGTCTTCTGATGTCGCTCTAGGCAACAACGTATGCTGGAGACGAACTCTACGGAGCAAACCTCCGAGACTCCCACCATGGATAGCTGGGCTGATGTGGCTGCCAGCATCGACAGGTTGGACTTGACATGGATAATGGATTGCAATGTCTCTTTCATAAAGCTGTGGCCTGTGGGAATGTCACATGTGAATTTATCATGTACTTTTGTAGGGACTCAATGGAGTCGAGTTGCTATGAGAGGATCGCGGCCCTGAGGAGCATCGGGGATCAGTGCGTCTATGCGGATGAATTCCGGCTCCTGCTCCAGAAGAAGAATGCTCCCATTTGCTACGTTTGGTTTGAGCCAACCCCCTGGATGGACATAACCCAGGTATAGctacaaaataaaaataaaaaatctGCATTTACATTATCGTATGCCTGTTATCGACAAACAAGGATGGTCCCGGTTTGAGCTATACTGAACTTTGTCGTCTCACTGCAGACACCACGCACCTCTCTTCTCTTGTCTGCCCATGTTCATTCTCACTGCAGTCCAGCTTGATTTAGCCTGTTATCTGCTCTATCTTTCAGGGGCTTCTGAAAACAATTTATGTCAACAAGATGGTCAAAGCTGGTTACATAGTTAAAATATTGATAGCAGATTGGTTTGCCCAACGGAACCATAGGATTTGCAGCAATAAATATGTAATAAGGAAAATTGGCTGCTACAATATTGAGATGTGGAAAGCAGCTGGCATGGATCTTGACAGAGTAGAGCTTGTATGGTTCTCAGATGTGTTGGAAAGGCATGCATCTGATTACTGGCCACTTGCCCTGGATGTGTCCAGAAAATGCACTCTAAAAAGAATGGCAAGGTATCCACTTTTTATGCTAATTTTTGGTCCTTTTTCACTTTCAAACCCTTGAACATTGTGTTGCCAGATAGTTTCTCGTTCTTGTAACAAGCAAGCCAATTTATTGTTTAATGAGCAGCTGTTGCACGGAAACAGCCCCATATGACGCGCGACTGCCTGCTGCTGTGATATTTTACCCATGCATGCAAGTTGCTGCTATATTATGTCCGAAGGTTGGTTTCCTTAGTAATAAATTCACCATGTCCTGTCAAACAAAGATTACTTTACTTCGTTAGCTTCCATTTTTGCTAGGCACCTTTCGTTTTTCAACCTTTGTTGCTTTGTTGGCTCTAAGTAGAGTCATGGCTTATACAAAAACTGAATTTTGCAGTCAACTGAGGAAAACAAAGGTCCCATCATAACTGAAGAAatacaaacatatactagttctaATATACTGTAGGGGACTACATATTATTATTATGTTACATGAATAGGACAGACATGAGACTGAGCACCCTTCATGGACACTTCTACTTGTGCGGCTACTTTAACAGTAGAGATTTTAAAAGCTAGACCAGTTCTTGTTTGTTCAGGTAGTGAACACAacacaaatactccctccgttccaaaataactgaCGTGGTTTTAGTTCAGAGACCATGTATCTGTCTTCTTCTGAACTGAAATGAACCCGAACAGAGTTGGTAGCAAAAGGGGCAGGATTTCACCCCTTGACATAGTCACTGTAAGCTAGCACTTTGATATGAAGTAACCTGGATAGAGTTTGTAGCAAAAAGGTAGGCTTGAAATATTTGATGTAAGCTAGCACTTTGGTATGAAGTAGCCTTTCTGTAACACCGGGCACCGGCAATGTATCACAATTGTTTCTTTCGAGTAGATGCCTCTAAGCTCTAATTTAGATCTTGAGAAAATGTTTAGGTCACCATAGTTTTTTGTGATCATCTCAGTATCCCATTATAGAAAAATTATTTTAATGAATAAAGAAAATCATTTGCACCTGATACAAACAACTTGTGTTTATGAGCATCCTGCTTATGTGTATATAATCTTGATCCTGCATTAAATACACAAATCCTTCTGTTTTGTAGTTGCAGGCGGATATATGGCTCTTCAGCATGGATCAGCAAGAAATTGTCATGCTAACCAGAGAGTATTGTGAAGACATAAAAAGCGAAAGCAAACCAACTATTATGTTGCACAGTATCTTGATTCTGgctttttttcttcttttgcagTCCTGATTGTTTATGATGCATCTTTCTGTTTGTACTTTGTTGTTTGGAGCTTGGATGATGATATTTATTTCATGAGATAGATCCTTAACTTGAAGTACAGATACACTACCTAATTTAGTAGATAATCCTTATATTGTACTAAAGGACCCTTATAACATGAGGGAACCAAAATGGAACATCTTCATGCACGATAAGGAGGTATGTGTTATAGTCATTCAGCAATAGAGAAGTTAGCGTTTATTGGCACAACTTTTGCATTCCAAGCTAAATTTACTTAGACTGTTTCAATTCTAGAATTTTCAGGTCAGTATCATGAGGTTGTCAATTTTATGTTAACAGGAGCCTGAAAACTCTTTACAGTACAGGAGCCTCTTAACTTCTGTATTTTGGTCCTTCTAAACAGGTCCGGACCTGGTATTTGAAGGGCCCTAGGCCAAACTTCAAAGTAGGGCCCATGAACTCTAGGCTGAGCTTGCATTTTATAGTGCATGCTATACGAAATACACGAGATATGGGCCCCTAATTAGCTTGGGTCCTAGGCCGTCACACCCACTGCCCTGCTCCAGGGCTGGCCCTGCTTCTAAATATGGGTTGAGTAGTTCAGTTTTGCATGGGCTTTTTTGGATAATCTTGCCATGTAAAAGGACGTAGATAGAGATGTTGCTTCTTGTACATTTTCTAGTTGTCAATCATTGCTTTCCTGTCCAGAGTTTTTTTTGGGTACAATAAGGTTGTTTGAAATTGCACTTCTGTATGTTGCAGTGCGCTTTGAATGGAAAAATAAGCAGGGCTGTCTGTCCTCCAAAAGTAGCAGTATGCAACCCATGTTTGGAGTACATCAAATATGTTATCTTCCCTTGGTTTGGGAAGTTTGAGGTAGCGCAGAAGGAACAGAGTGGTGTTAACAAGTAAAGTTCTTTGACACTTCTACCAAAAGTTGCTCGTATCTGTTTCTTGTGAAGCATCAAAGGTCAATGGCGTAATTCACCAGTAGAATGTTTGAAGTCACAATGATCAAATCTATGCAATCAGAATCTACAGTATATAGGACATGAACTAAATAAATTCTGGCTCGCCAAGGAATTATGTGCCAAGTGCTAACAATGCTGTAGATATCAACAAATCGACATTATATCCAAGAATTTTTGACATTTTTTTACTATGTACAGGTCATTTGAATGCATGGAAGATCTTATTGTTGATTATGAAAGTGGCCATCTTGATCCTCTCAACGTTAAGTTGGCTTTTGAAAAAGGAATATGCAAAATATTAGAGGTAATTATTGCTTCCTTATGAGGTAGTATCCTTGTGCCAGGTTCTCTCCTGGTGCCACCACTCTCCGTCGCTGCTGCATTGGTCCAGGGAGGAGCAATCTCCACTCCTGGTGGCGGCATCGATCTTTATCTAGATGTAGTGGTAGCTCGTTCCTTATTGTCTCATGTGGCCATGTGTTCCTTTGGCGAGCTTCTCTCGTATCCCTATGGTAGCAGCAGCTTGTCTTCGTCTTCCTCGACAGCAAGGTCGTCTTCGCGGGCCAAACTGTCCGGGTGTGTATCCTTTGTCCTCTCCCCATTTCTGGCATTGATTTTGTTCGGACTTGAGCTCATTATCGCTGTCAATCTCCATCCTCGTCTGATCTGGTCGACTTGGAGGCATGGTTTGGCCATCTGCATCACCGTTCTGGCCGGATCTGTTGATGCCAGGTTGTGGCTTTCTAACTCGTCTGGACCGCGCTGCCCGGTATCCTCTAGGTAACAGGCGGCTCATCTTCTTCTACTGCCACTTGTCGCTGGGCTACATTAGCACGCCCTTGGGTGGTAGAAGCTACCCTGCAGGCTTGGCCCATTGCAGCGGTAGCCCTTCCCGTCGTCGGCAGCTTCCCCAGATCAGAGCTTGTTGCTGCTCTTTATCCAGCGTCATCGCCAGCCCGTGCATATCAATATATCATCACCAGCTCCGGAACCGTCCTGCTGATGCTGGTGTGTCGCAGTCGCTGCCACACACAAGAAGAAGAGCTGACTGCAAGTTGCAACGCTATCACTTGTACTGGGTGTCGGGCCTTGCTGCGATGTTGATGCTGGGTGAGGTTCTTCTGCACTGGGTCATTTTTGCCATGGTTCTACTGTCATGTTTGCTCAATGGTTTGTAGGGATGGTTATATGTGTGCTGGTGTGCTGCTTCACTTCTGCCTGCTCTTCTCTGTTCTGCTGCATGTTCGTCCATAATCACTGTTGCTGCATCTTTATGTCCATTGCCATCGTGTCCATCATCCATCTGACTCCATCCAAGTCATCTCATTTTGAATCTGTCTGCATGGCGGGGAATTCATCCATTTCACCGTAAATCATTTAGTCGCTTTTTTGGGGGTTTCCCATGGTCTTTTCAATTGAATCGAGCTCGGTGCCCCTATCATTGTTGTTGATGTGACTTTGCCTCTCGGTCCTTTCTGTAGCCTTTTCTGTGACCTGACATTGTCCGTCGCCTTCTTACTGGTCACTTGTTGCTACTTTCGACATATCGCTTCCTTATCACCATCTGCACGACTTGGCCGGATTGTCCCTTTCATCTTGGTCAGGAGGACCTTCGTTGGCTAAATTAAGCAGATATTTATTCTTGTTGGTTTCCAACATCTCCAACCAAGTTGTCTGATGAACAATCTGTGAAAGCTTTGGATTACCATTTTGGAGGAGTTGGCACATTGGAATATTAAGGGTATAAGTGGGTGGCACCTCTAATGTGTAAGGGTAAGCACTTGAAAGTATGAGGGTAGTACCTAAATTCAGTTGCTTAATTAACAAAAAACATCCATTTTAAAGGATTGAGGTTGAAACGGTGTTTTGTGGCATGTCCTTTTTGAACCAGTAGATGAACTTCTCGCCAAAAAAAATTCAGTAGATGAACTGCTGAGGGGGATTTGATGGGTGCTTTCAGATATTTAAGATTTATTTTTTGTTCAGATTTTTTATAGTTTCCTGTGGTGATATCCAGGCATATTTAATATATATACGCAAGTTTAAGTACATGCCTACTGTTTTTTCTGCAGTACCAAAATTATTCGAGCACAGGATAGCTAGAAACTTAGTAGAAATGGAGTCACTCAAAAGTTTCTCTACCAAATTTATGTAACATAGAAACCAAGTCATGTGCCAGAACCATGACATGATTTTGATCTTATGAGTTTCAACtatagcctaccccaacttgtttgggactgaAAGGCtttgttgtcgttgttgttgtattATTTGTATGCATGTGTAGACTTTTAAAAAATATTTATTTGGACACCTAAATGTTTTCCTAAATAAAATTagctattttgtttttatttCCAGCAACACTCTGTCCTGTTCTGATAATTCATGCCTACGGTTTTTCCTTAATTCCAGCATGTTGGTACCTGCCTGAACAGCAACGCCGAAGCCCAAGCTCTAATTATTGACCTTATGGTACGGTTATTACCCTAAACTTTTAATAAGTTACAATGATTATCTATATTTTTTTCTTGAAATAATTATGTATCCACTTCTTTTGGTAGAACACCTAGCGGATTACTACTTGACTAGTGATGTTTCAAGCTGACACTTGACAGCATCATTGTGAATTTGCGGTCTTTAACACAACATAATTGTATTTGTAAGTTGTAACACCACGTCATTTGTAACATAGGAGAGATTTAAGATGCTAAGAGAGTAAGAGTTTGCAATTTCTTTGGTAAGCCCTTCTCAGTTGTACATGAGCACCTATCATGCATAGCCATCACTGATGGAGTAACATGACAGTTAGGTGGTGGTTGGGGGGGTCTGCCATTCACAAACTAGATCAAATTTGAGCATTTTAGTGAAATAAATTTAAGCAAAAGCTACAGACGCTTACAGCTTACCTTCTGCAACTCATTTTCAGGGTCATATCAGGCGAATAGAGTCCGTAGATATCCATGAGTTTCACTGGTAGAACAGAAATTATCTGATCCTGTAAGTTTGCTTGGGAAGAACGCCCATATATTTATTATTGTGGTGCTAGAATGTTGTTTTCCTTCAAAAAAAAAGAACATTGTTTCCAAGGTATTACCATCTTTACCGCGACATGTATTTATAGACTTCTGGGACATTCTTTTTCCTTTCAGGGATATACTGATGCCAGTGGGTTGAGGAGATACTAGATCGCCTCAGGAGTATCACATATATTTGTGCAAGTGCAAGGGGATGCAAATTCTTTGCGATTTCCATGGTGCGTCCTGGGAAATGCAACGTGTAGAAGTAAATAGTATTTTTGAATTTATTATGGAAGACTTTGTAGCTTGGTTCTGGCCTTGTGTGATTCCAGTATCACAGAAATAAATGCAAAAAAGTTCACAAAAGACAGTTACAGTTAAGATAGCTGGTTCTCGCCTCATCTCTACAGGCACTCCGAAGTTTTCATAGTTTTTGGAGAAAAAGTCGGGCTCGCCCCTGATTTCACCTAGGGCGCGCGGCTGGATCCGGCCGGGTCCATCTCGGATCCATTGGGGCTGCTCCGTTCCTGCACCACTGTTGTAGCGGGCTCCCCCATTTGCTTTGGTGTGAACGACATGGGTGGCACTCTCTGTGGAGCTTGGTGGTGGTCGGGGGCTTCCCGGTGTGGTGCGGGGCAATGTTGTTGGTCACCTCTTCTCCTGTCTGTCGGCCTGCTATGGTTGCGTAGGTCGGTGGTTCCTTGGCGTGCAAATGGCAGCCATGGATGCGGCTTGCTCCCCACATGGGGTGCAACCATGGGTTGTTGGGGAGGTCCCCCTTGTCCTACTATCAGCTTCGGTGGGCGCTTGTTCGTTAGGTTGGCGAGCTTCATGGCTTCGTTGTGGCGGCCATGGATGCGACTTCCTGTCACCCGGGAGGGCTGTGGCTTGGGGGTGTATGCCTTTCCCTTTCTGGTAGGCTTCATCCTTGTTGTTCTTGTAGTTCGTGTTCGAGTGTTCCTTGGTATGTCTTTGCTAGACGGTAgggatgaaaatggagtggaaactTTCTGCTTTTCCGGAGGAAAAATGAAAACGGAGAGGAAATGTGAAAACGGAAACAAAAATTTGCAAATTGGAAATGAAAATGTAAACTTCTATGCGGAAACTGAAACAAAAATGGAACAGTGATTTCCGGTGCAACAGACGTGGAAACGGAACTTTCTGTTTCCATGAATATGGAATTTCTGTTTTACTATAGGCTTATGACTAGTTTGTAGCCTAAACACCAAACAACACATGATGACACACTAAGCAGAATGGATCGTTTGAAGCCTAACTTCTACTACCACAGGCGTACTCAACTAGATCATGTACGCAATTGTTCAATACTACTACAATACTACGCTAAGTCGCAGGCATAATCATATTATTTTGTAGCCATGATAACAATTCTTTAAATTTTTGTGGTTGCAGAGGTCACCTCTTCTCCTGTCTGTCGGCCTGCTGTGGTTGCAGAGGTCGGTGGTTCCTTGGCGTGCAAATGGCAGCCATGGATGCGGCTTGCTCCCCACATGGGGTGCAACCGTGGGTGGTTGGGGAGGTCCCCCTTGTCCTACTATCAGCTTCGGTGGGCGCTTGTTCGTTGGGTTGGCGAGCTTCATGGCTTCGTTGCGGCGGCCATGGATGCGACTTCCTGTCACCCGGGAGCAGTGGCGAATCTAGCAGGACATTGAAGGGTAGGCTTAAAACACAAATTCCCTAAATCTAATTAGCAAATGCATTGTAATTGTTGCATGTAAATCACCCAAATATACTTGTCAAATGATATGTTTAGcttaaataggattttggagGATAGGCTTAAGCCTATTGAAGCCTCCCTAGTGGAATCGCCACTGCCCGGGAGGGCCGTGGCTTGGGGGTGTATGCCTTTCCCATTCTGGCAGGCTTCATCCTTGTTGTTCTTGTGGTTCGTGTTTGAGTGCTCCTTGCTATGTCTT is part of the Triticum urartu cultivar G1812 unplaced genomic scaffold, Tu2.1 TuUngrouped_contig_1356, whole genome shotgun sequence genome and harbors:
- the LOC125526676 gene encoding tyrosine--tRNA ligase 1, cytoplasmic-like isoform X1, yielding MPPNSRPRLRLGFATRMARQQRMLETNSTEQTSETPTMDSWADVAASIDRDSMESSCYERIAALRSIGDQCVYADEFRLLLQKKNAPICYVWFEPTPWMDITQGLLKTIYVNKMVKAGYIVKILIADWFAQRNHRICSNKYVIRKIGCYNIEMWKAAGMDLDRVELVWFSDVLERHASDYWPLALDVSRKCTLKRMASCCTETAPYDARLPAAVIFYPCMQVAAILCPKLQADIWLFSMDQQEIVMLTREYCEDIKSESKPTIMLHNTLPNLVDNPYIVLKDPYNMREPKWNIFMHDKECALNGKISRAVCPPKVAVCNPCLEYIKYVIFPWFGKFEVAQKEQSGVNKSFECMEDLIVDYESGHLDPLNVKLAFEKGICKILEHVGTCLNSNAEAQALIIDLMGHIRRIESVDIHEFHW
- the LOC125526676 gene encoding tyrosine--tRNA ligase 1, cytoplasmic-like isoform X2 yields the protein MPPNSRPRLRLGFATRMARQQRMLETNSTEQTSETPTMDSWADVAASIDRDSMESSCYERIAALRSIGDQCVYADEFRLLLQKKNAPICYVWFEPTPWMDITQGLLKTIYVNKMVKAGYIVKILIADWFAQRNHRICSNKYVIRKIGCYNIEMWKAAGMDLDRVELVWFSDVLERHASDYWPLALDVSRKCTLKRMASCCTETAPYDARLPAAVIFYPCMQVAAILCPKLQADIWLFSMDQQEIVMLTREYCEDIKSESKPTIMLHNTLPNLVDNPYIVLKDPYNMREPKWNIFMHDKECALNGKISRAVCPPKVAVCNPCLEYIKYVIFPWFGKFEVAQKEQSGVNKSFECMEDLIVDYESGHLDPLNVKLAFEKGICKILEHVGTCLNSNAEAQALIIDLMGYTDASGLRRY